The DNA region CATAAAGGAAACTAAAAGCATTTGGCCCGCAAAATTATATCGACAAACTGCACAAATAGTAGAGGAAGATAAGGATAAAAAAGCTGATATCTATTATTCCGGTTGTTGGTCTACTAATTTTCTGCCTGATTTTCAATCTGTTTAATATTGTACTTACAAACAATTGAGGATTTCATTTAAAACTTATGATCATGAAACACATCAAATTTTATCAGGCGTTTATAGGGTTATTTACGCTGATCGCATTAAGCTTCACTGCATTTGGTTTCACCAACAAATTTGGACTGGACGGTTACGAAATCTACCTGAATAACAAACTTATTTTAAAACAATATGTAAACCAGCCTGTCAACTTACGGGTTTTACAACTAAATAAGGCAAATGAAGGCGACCAGCTGCGCATTAAGTATACCCACTGCCAAACAAAAGGCCCCGGTACCGGCCGAAGCCTTACATTACAGGATGAAAAAGGAAACACACTAAAGAAATGGGATTTTGCTGATGCTTCGGATTTTGCAATGACAGTGCCTGTAAAAGAGTTATTGCAACTGGAAAAGAAAAACAGCAATCATGAACTCAGTTTGCATTATGTTTCAAAGGAACGGCCAAATGGTGAAATGCTGGCAATGCTGCGATAGAATATCCTTTTAACGCTCCCTCAGGGTCTCTCGCAGAGGACCCTGAGGCTTGCCGAGCTTTAAACATCCAACGGATATTCTAAACATCGAATCAGCATGGCGTATACATCAGGGTCTCTCGCAGACTTAGGTTAACCCACAAAATTCAGCAACCTGAAATTTCAAAACGGGGCACCTATGGAGCCGAAAAAATGCTCTTTTAGGAGCTATAAACACGTGACCTCCCTGAGGCCGGCAATACTTATACGCCTTTGGCCTCAGAGAGGCCACGTGTTTATAGATAAAACTAAAGAAACAGTGGACTCCAGCGGAGTCTCGTAATCGTAAACTTGCTTGCCGAACCCTGTTTAATCAATATTCAGATCTTGTGGGTTACCCCAAATCTGCGAGAGATCCTGATGGGAGGTTAAGCGTGTCGTTTTATTTTACCGCCTTTTCTAAACTGATAAAAAATGCATCTTTGCGCGTAACTTAAGCTTCCCGCTTATCTCTAACCTGTATATATACTATCTTAATATGTCTCTGAAATACGTTATCACATCTTTTTTACTGATCTGCCTTTTTACGCCCTTTGCATCCAGCGCGCAGCAGCATACTCCCGACAGTATAGATGCTTTTGTTGAGAATACCATGCAACGTAAAAGTATCCCGGCATTGCAGCTGGCAGTTATCCGCCAGGGAAAAATCGTTAAATTAAAAGCCTATGGCACTGCCAATCTTGAAAACAATATCCCGGCAACCGATCAAAGTATTTTTTCCATTAACTCCATTACCAAAGCTTTTACCGGTGTAGCAGTTATGCAACTGGCCGAAGCGGGCAAGCTAAAAGTAACCGATCCCTTATCTATGTACCTGGATAGCCTGCCCGCCGCCTGGCAAAAAATAACATTGCAACAGGTGCTAACGCATACCTCGGGCCTGCCCGATATGTTAGATGAAAACGAACAGGTAATGGGCAACGGCAGCGAAAAACTCGCCTTACAAAAAGTGAGCGCCCTGCCTATGGAATTTAACCCCGGCGATAAATTCAGCTATAACCAAACCGGCTATGTGCTCATTGGCAAAATCATCACCAAGCTAAGCGGCATGCATTTCACCAGGTTTATTGAAGAAAGACAGTTTAAAGTAGCCGGCATGAACTTAACACGCTTTGGTGATTCGTATGACGTGATCCCCAATTCGGCAGGCGCTTATACCATGACTAAATTAGTCGACGGGCAATTTGTCAGGAACAAAAAACCGGGAGTGGGTTATATCCAATTCCCCTTATTTTTCCGTACTGCGGCGGGCATCCTGTCTACAGCCGGAGATATGGCCAACTGGGTTATCGCTTTAAAAACGGGTAAATTGCTTAAAGATGAAGCCAGCATCAAAACCATGTGGACCCCGGCCATCCTTAACAACGGTAATATCGGCGGTTTCAACAACTTAACTAATGGTTATGCCCTGGGATGGCCTACTGTAACCCGTCCCGATCACCCGGCTGTTGGCCCGGTTGGCGGTGGCAGGTCGGCCGTGTTTGTGTATTTAAAAGATGACCTGTCTATAGTTGTACTTACCAACCTTATGGGCGCCAATCCCGATCGGTTTATTGATGAAATAGCAGGCTACTATATCCCCGAAATGCACGAAGTAAATGGGTTCGGCCTATCACCAAATCTTAAAAAACTACGGACCGCATTACTTAAACAGGATTTTAAAAACGCTGACGCCGCTGTTAACGGTTTAAAAAAGAAGGATGTTTCCTTTAAACTATCCGAAAACGAACTGAACGGCTGGGGGTACCAACTGCTTAGCCAAAAGAAACAAAATGAGGCGCTTAGCATTTTTGCTTTAAATACAATACTTTATCCTAACAGTGCCAACGCTTACGATAGCTATGGCGAAGCGCTGGAACTTGCCGGCGAAAAAGAAAAAGCAGTTGTTAGCTACAAAAAATCATTGCAATTAAATGCCGGAAATAAAAACGCAGCCGAACGGGTTAGGATACTTTCGGCTAAATAAAAATAATAAGCCCGAACAGGGCTTATTATTTTATGTTCCCTCAGAGTCTCTCGCAGATTTAAGTTTACCCACAAAATCAATAGTCAAATTGGGTAATCTTCATAAGTTGAACCCCTCCGGGGTTCAGGTAAGTGGTGTGACGTTATTTCTACAAACCTTTTCCCCCTCCGGGGGATTTTTACAATTTAATAAACATGTATTAATTGCTCAAGGACAGGTGCACCAGAGGTGCAAAAGGGTTGTAGGTCGTAAAGTTATAGAATATCCTTTGCCCCAGAGGGACAAAACACGACGCCTTGCTGTTTAAACGACAAGTTTTGTGGGTAAACTTAAATCTGCGAGAGACCCTGATGGGACGTTAACTCTTACAATAATCTACCATGAATCATTCACTCCGCAAACTTTTTACAGGATTTGCCAGTGCGGCTTTTAACGCTTTGTAACCCACAGTAAACCAGCCTATGAATAAGGAGATTGCAATGGCTGCCACAAAAACCCATAGGCCCGGCGAAATGCGATAGGCAAAAGTTTGCAGCCATCCGTTCATCAGGTACCAGGCAGGGGGTGCGCCAATCACGAATGCCACTACAATAAGCGCTAAAAACTCCTTCGAAAACAGGTACACAATGCTGCTTACTGATGCGCCTAAAATCTTCCGGATTCCTACCTCCCTGGTACGCTGCACCGCCATAAATGACACCAGGCCGTACAAACCAAGGCAGGAGATAAAAATAGCGATGAGCGCAAATACTTTATAGATTAGCTCGAGCTGGTTTTCCTGTTCGTAAAATTTGGCTATGCTATCGTCAACAAAAAAGCCGGTGTAGGCATATTCGGGATATTTCTTTTCCCAGGCACTTTGCACCAATGCTGCCGTTTTTGCAAGTCTCCGGCTTTCAATTTTTACCGCTATTTGCTGTTCCGATTGTTTTGAGGGGAACATCACCAGCGGCTTAACTTCCTCGCGCATGGAGTTTGTTTTAAAGTCGGCAACTACACCGACTATAGGCAGGTTTCCGTAACTGTCGAACGTGAGGGTTTTACCCAAAGCATCTTCCGCGCGTTTAATGCCCAGTTTATGTATAAAAGTTTCGTTAACCACAAATTTGCGCGCGGTATCGCTGGGTTCATAACCTTTACCTGCAATGAATTTAAGATCGAAGGTTTTAAAGTAATCCGCATCGGCCACTTTCATGAAAATATCAAAGCCCGGATCTTTCTCCGAATGGTTGAAAAAGAAATTGCTTGAATTATTATGCGATGACGACGGTGCATCGGCCGAAAAGCTTGCTGCTTTTACACCCGGCAATGCCAGCACCTGCTGTTTAAAGCTGTTCATTCGCGTTAAACCTACGCTATCGGCGGGGCATGGTATAGCCAACACAGCTTCTTTATTAAATCCAAGGTCGGCATTGTTTACAAAATCCATTTGTTTTACGGCGATGGCCGTTCCAATGATCAGCAATTGTGAAATGGCAAACTGGGTAACTACCAGCACGCGGCGGAGCGATATCCCACCAACCGCGGCAGAATTGATCTTGTTTTTCAGCGCCTGAACAGGTTTAAATCCTGACACGATAATTGCTGGGTATACCCCCGAAAGCAGGATCACAGCAAGTATTATGCAGGCCAGGCAAAGCAATATGCCAGGATTGAACAAACCAATACTATCCGGAATGCTGGCGATATGTTTGAGCAATGGCAAAGCTATTTCGGCCACACAAACTGCAAGCCCGGCCGAAAACAGCACGATAATGGCCGTTTCACACATCACGAGGCCTACCAATTGCCCGCGGCTGCTGCCCAGTACTTTACGGATCCCTACTTCTTTGGAGCGGCCAACAGATTGCGCCGTTGAAAGATTAATAAAATTAATGGATGCCATAATGATGATCAGTACAGCGATAAGCGATAGGGTACGCAGCGTAGACCTGCTGATTATATGATCGCCCAGCGTATCGCCAAAGCTGGTATCAAAGTGAATAGTTGATAAGGGCTGTGCTACAGCATATCTTTTTCTGGCGGTGCGTTTATTATTGTTGAACTGTTTTTCAGAAAAACTGAGCATTTGACTTTCCACAGTGCTTTGCAATACATTTGCCGGAAATTTTATATATACCTGCCAGTCACTGCTTGTTTCGTCCCAGGTGTATGAATAATGATAGCTTTTGGCATGCTGCTTCCAGGTGATGTACGAAATCAGCACTTTAAACGGCAGGTCAGTATTTGGAGGCAAGTCCTCTATCACACCGGCTACCTTTAGCGTTAACAGGT from Mucilaginibacter sp. SJ includes:
- a CDS encoding serine hydrolase domain-containing protein, with protein sequence MSLKYVITSFLLICLFTPFASSAQQHTPDSIDAFVENTMQRKSIPALQLAVIRQGKIVKLKAYGTANLENNIPATDQSIFSINSITKAFTGVAVMQLAEAGKLKVTDPLSMYLDSLPAAWQKITLQQVLTHTSGLPDMLDENEQVMGNGSEKLALQKVSALPMEFNPGDKFSYNQTGYVLIGKIITKLSGMHFTRFIEERQFKVAGMNLTRFGDSYDVIPNSAGAYTMTKLVDGQFVRNKKPGVGYIQFPLFFRTAAGILSTAGDMANWVIALKTGKLLKDEASIKTMWTPAILNNGNIGGFNNLTNGYALGWPTVTRPDHPAVGPVGGGRSAVFVYLKDDLSIVVLTNLMGANPDRFIDEIAGYYIPEMHEVNGFGLSPNLKKLRTALLKQDFKNADAAVNGLKKKDVSFKLSENELNGWGYQLLSQKKQNEALSIFALNTILYPNSANAYDSYGEALELAGEKEKAVVSYKKSLQLNAGNKNAAERVRILSAK
- a CDS encoding ABC transporter permease, producing MTAYSFHITLYDLAFLAAIFIGLTFSLLLWFTKSINLSANRFLALAMLTIVLWMARILGESVGLGAYFPHWDRLPLQFSLALGPLIYFYVLKITRPEYKIRGTDLLHFIPLLLQQGILVLEIGQSISTGAATYHTPVFRQTGLILNMAAFISVVAYLYISFRLIESYYQQLKFNNVNDRYRNQMRWLARLIKAFGFLWLLWLPYTVADFFYFHYRLGIHAYYPLYLLLAGMMTWIAATVHSKPANLVMVQASPILKTPVSAELRQKGTWLRKAMEAKRYYQDAELNLTSLAEKLGLTVHELSRIINVALKKNFNDFINEYRVAEVIRKIQDPAFAHITLLGIALESGFNSKSTFNRIFKQMTGKSPAEYKNEPQKEFPSYNLRRHTQFAGVISKHEAIIMWPSRKLNRSYMFKNYFKIAWRNITRHKSYSAINVAGLAVGIAACLLIFVVVQYELSFDTYQPGYKSTYRIVTKKDREGNIRYSAGISTPAVDAFRLYFPQAVVAGINAIYGSQIVAPAADGNPAGDKKFIENTGIMFAQPQLFDIFSATWLAGSASALKDPDMVVIDKSSAIKYFGTWQLAVGKTLRMDNLLTLKVAGVIEDLPPNTDLPFKVLISYITWKQHAKSYHYSYTWDETSSDWQVYIKFPANVLQSTVESQMLSFSEKQFNNNKRTARKRYAVAQPLSTIHFDTSFGDTLGDHIISRSTLRTLSLIAVLIIIMASINFINLSTAQSVGRSKEVGIRKVLGSSRGQLVGLVMCETAIIVLFSAGLAVCVAEIALPLLKHIASIPDSIGLFNPGILLCLACIILAVILLSGVYPAIIVSGFKPVQALKNKINSAAVGGISLRRVLVVTQFAISQLLIIGTAIAVKQMDFVNNADLGFNKEAVLAIPCPADSVGLTRMNSFKQQVLALPGVKAASFSADAPSSSHNNSSNFFFNHSEKDPGFDIFMKVADADYFKTFDLKFIAGKGYEPSDTARKFVVNETFIHKLGIKRAEDALGKTLTFDSYGNLPIVGVVADFKTNSMREEVKPLVMFPSKQSEQQIAVKIESRRLAKTAALVQSAWEKKYPEYAYTGFFVDDSIAKFYEQENQLELIYKVFALIAIFISCLGLYGLVSFMAVQRTREVGIRKILGASVSSIVYLFSKEFLALIVVAFVIGAPPAWYLMNGWLQTFAYRISPGLWVFVAAIAISLFIGWFTVGYKALKAALANPVKSLRSE